The Miscanthus floridulus cultivar M001 chromosome 17, ASM1932011v1, whole genome shotgun sequence genome has a window encoding:
- the LOC136517589 gene encoding cyclin-A1-4-like isoform X1: protein MSCWAAGRGSSASAMAENAGARGAKEAVARSGKRVALGNLTNVFRGGWRSGAANFASDAKLSSTKPVDVKKGSFACLHNMNTERGSSRRLASDQFDQAVSVLQKNTSLPSVPDVVSTGCSSPGLAQDCSVSMEDAMSTCNSTEISDLDCLNDDDPSMAASLHWWASDRLHFSDSMDVAEFNWRKHSPNPLKADNIIDLDYNYKDPWLSTTLACEIYESLREAETRKMPSTNFLETTQTDMSKTMRAMLIDWLVEVTEEYRLVPETLYLTVNYIDRYLSVKEISRYRLQLVGVACLLIAAKYEEICPLQVEELCYVTDYSYTKEEVLQMEASVLNNLKFEMTVPTARCFLRRFVRTAQVLDKGSTLHLEFLANYICELSLLDYSLLCYLPSLVAASSVFLAKYILMPIKNPWQNSSLSYYTRYTPSELRGCVRVLHQLFRLGPGSNLPAIREKYSQHKYKFVAKKYCPPSIPTKFFQDLTS, encoded by the exons ATGTCGTGCTGGGCAGCAGGGCGCGGCTCctcggcgtcggccatggcggagaaCGCCGGCGCGCGGGGCGCCAAGGAGGCGGTGGCGCGGTCCGGCAAGCGCGTCGCCCTCGGGAACCTCACCAACGTCTTTCGCGGCGGCTGGAGGTCCGGCGCGGCGAATTTCGCGTCCGATGCG AAATTGAGTTCTACCAAACCAGTTGATGTTAAGAAGGGATCCTTTGCTTGCCTGCACAATATGAACACAGAACGGGGTTCTAGCAGAAGGCTGGCCTCTGACCAATTTGATCAGGCAGTATCAGTTCTTCAGAAGAACACATCTCTTCCTTCTGTGCCAGACGTTGTATCAACAGGTTGCAGCTCACCTGGCCTGGCTCAAGATTGTTCGGTCTCCATGGAGGATGCTATGTCAACATGCAACTCAACAGAAATCTCTGATCTTGATTGCCTCAATGATGACGACCCCTCAATGGCAGCTTCTTTGCATTGGTGGGCCAGTGATAGACTTCATTTCTCTGATAGTATGGATGTTGCAG AATTCAACTGGAGGAAACATAGTCCTAATCCTCTGAAAGCTGACAATATAATTGATCTTGACTACAACTATAAGGATCCATGGCTTTCTACAACTCTTGCCTGTGAAATTTACGAGAGCTTGCGAGAGGCTGAG ACTAGGAAAATGCCTTCAACGAACTTTTTGGAAACCACTCAGACAGATATGAGCAAAACCATGAGGGCGATGTTAATAGACTGGCTTGTAGAA GTCACAGAAGAATATCGTCTTGTTCCTGAAACCTTATACCTCACCGTCAATTACATTGACCGCTATCTTTCTGTCAAAGAGATCAGTCGGTACAGACTGCAATTAGTTGGTGTTGCCTGCTTGCTTATAGCTGC GAAGTATGAAGAAATATGCCCACTTCAGGTAGAAGAGCTCTGTTATGTTACCGACTATTCATACACTAAGGAAGAG GTTTTGCAAATGGAAGCTTCTGTTCTGAATAACTTGAAGTTTGAGATGACAGTACCTACAGCAAGATGTTTCTTAAG GAGATTTGTACGTACTGCTCAAGTTCTTGACAAG GGCTCAACTCTGCATCTCGAGTTCTTAGCCAACTACATTTGTGAGCTGTCACTTCTGGACTACAGCTTACTTTGCTATTTACCTTCATTGGTAGCTGCCTCTTCTGTTTTCTTGGCGAAGTATATCCTTATGCCAATAAAGAACCCATGG CAGAATTCCTCACTTTCTTACTACACGCGATATACACCATCTGAGTTGCGTGGTTGTGTAAGGGTACTGCACCAGCTCTTCCGTTTGGGCCCTGGAAGCAATCTTCCTGCAATTAGAGAAAAGTACAGTCAGCATAAG TACAAATTTGTAGCAAAGAAGTACTGCCCACCGTCAATCCCTACTAAGTTCTTCCAGGATCTGACAAGTTAG
- the LOC136517589 gene encoding cyclin-A1-4-like isoform X2 — protein sequence MSCWAAGRGSSASAMAENAGARGAKEAVARSGKRVALGNLTNVFRGGWRSGAANFASDAKLSSTKPVDVKKGSFACLHNMNTERGSSRRLASDQFDQAVSVLQKNTSLPSVPDVVSTGCSSPGLAQDCSVSMEDAMSTCNSTEISDLDCLNDDDPSMAASLHWWASDRLHFSDSMDVAEFNWRKHSPNPLKADNIIDLDYNYKDPWLSTTLACEIYESLREAETRKMPSTNFLETTQTDMSKTMRAMLIDWLVEVTEEYRLVPETLYLTVNYIDRYLSVKEISRYRLQLVGVACLLIAAKYEEICPLQVEELCYVTDYSYTKEEVLQMEASVLNNLKFEMTVPTARCFLRRFVRTAQVLDKGSTLHLEFLANYICELSLLDYSLLCYLPSLVAASSVFLAKYILMPIKNPWNSSLSYYTRYTPSELRGCVRVLHQLFRLGPGSNLPAIREKYSQHKYKFVAKKYCPPSIPTKFFQDLTS from the exons ATGTCGTGCTGGGCAGCAGGGCGCGGCTCctcggcgtcggccatggcggagaaCGCCGGCGCGCGGGGCGCCAAGGAGGCGGTGGCGCGGTCCGGCAAGCGCGTCGCCCTCGGGAACCTCACCAACGTCTTTCGCGGCGGCTGGAGGTCCGGCGCGGCGAATTTCGCGTCCGATGCG AAATTGAGTTCTACCAAACCAGTTGATGTTAAGAAGGGATCCTTTGCTTGCCTGCACAATATGAACACAGAACGGGGTTCTAGCAGAAGGCTGGCCTCTGACCAATTTGATCAGGCAGTATCAGTTCTTCAGAAGAACACATCTCTTCCTTCTGTGCCAGACGTTGTATCAACAGGTTGCAGCTCACCTGGCCTGGCTCAAGATTGTTCGGTCTCCATGGAGGATGCTATGTCAACATGCAACTCAACAGAAATCTCTGATCTTGATTGCCTCAATGATGACGACCCCTCAATGGCAGCTTCTTTGCATTGGTGGGCCAGTGATAGACTTCATTTCTCTGATAGTATGGATGTTGCAG AATTCAACTGGAGGAAACATAGTCCTAATCCTCTGAAAGCTGACAATATAATTGATCTTGACTACAACTATAAGGATCCATGGCTTTCTACAACTCTTGCCTGTGAAATTTACGAGAGCTTGCGAGAGGCTGAG ACTAGGAAAATGCCTTCAACGAACTTTTTGGAAACCACTCAGACAGATATGAGCAAAACCATGAGGGCGATGTTAATAGACTGGCTTGTAGAA GTCACAGAAGAATATCGTCTTGTTCCTGAAACCTTATACCTCACCGTCAATTACATTGACCGCTATCTTTCTGTCAAAGAGATCAGTCGGTACAGACTGCAATTAGTTGGTGTTGCCTGCTTGCTTATAGCTGC GAAGTATGAAGAAATATGCCCACTTCAGGTAGAAGAGCTCTGTTATGTTACCGACTATTCATACACTAAGGAAGAG GTTTTGCAAATGGAAGCTTCTGTTCTGAATAACTTGAAGTTTGAGATGACAGTACCTACAGCAAGATGTTTCTTAAG GAGATTTGTACGTACTGCTCAAGTTCTTGACAAG GGCTCAACTCTGCATCTCGAGTTCTTAGCCAACTACATTTGTGAGCTGTCACTTCTGGACTACAGCTTACTTTGCTATTTACCTTCATTGGTAGCTGCCTCTTCTGTTTTCTTGGCGAAGTATATCCTTATGCCAATAAAGAACCCATGG AATTCCTCACTTTCTTACTACACGCGATATACACCATCTGAGTTGCGTGGTTGTGTAAGGGTACTGCACCAGCTCTTCCGTTTGGGCCCTGGAAGCAATCTTCCTGCAATTAGAGAAAAGTACAGTCAGCATAAG TACAAATTTGTAGCAAAGAAGTACTGCCCACCGTCAATCCCTACTAAGTTCTTCCAGGATCTGACAAGTTAG
- the LOC136517588 gene encoding serine/threonine-protein kinase RHS3-like yields the protein MDFSPQRKSAERNPGIFEHDDSDDDFRSESTASKPSAHSHDSNKSKPKTSHGGSTHATTTPLPPQSSSELIGASVLAAATATATAGNNNAEATSVDSGGPRSNSMESSSSGSTASGTTPANVRRHTGGDTRWDAIQLATSQEASLNLGHFRLLKRLGYGDIGSVYLVELRATPAFFAMKVMDKASIISRNKMARAQTEREILGLLDHPFLPTLYTHFETDKFYCLVMEYCSGGNLHSLRQKQPGKHFTEPAARFYVAEVLLAMEYLHMLGIVYRDLKPENVLVREDGHIMLSDFDLSLRCTVCPTLVKSSSVHSTGSGGGGGGGGGGGGGSSVGRGVDVADGDFITANQGCIQPSSFFPRILPRRSRKPSKSELGLSGPPAVEFNAEPTDARSMSFVGTHEYLAPEIIRGEGHGSAVDWWTLGIFLYELLHGSTPFKGAGNRATLCNVIEQPLRFPSDGAAGGPAVSSVARDLIRGLLVKDPQKRIAFTRGATEIKQHPFFEGVNWALVRSMTPPSVPDPVDFRQYGASKEKKASDSSTTAAVEAAPAGPVGKQNSGESYTDFEHF from the coding sequence ATGGACTTCAGCCCTCAAAGAAAGAGCGCCGAACGCAATCCCGGCATCTTCGAACacgatgacagtgatgatgacttCAGATCTGAATCCACCGCCTCTAAGCCGTCTGCGCATTCGCACGACAGCAACAAATCCAAGCCCAAGACGAGCCATGGCGGTTCAACCCACGCGACGACGACGCCGTTGCCGCCCCAAAGTAGCTCCGAACTGATAGGTGCCTCCGTCCTTgctgcggcgacggcgacggcgacggcgggcaATAATAATGCTGAAGCCACCAGCGTGGACAGCGGCGGGCCGAGGAGCAACAGCATggagagcagcagcagcggcagcaccGCCTCGGGCACCACGCCAGCCAACGTCCGGCGGCACACCGGCGGCGACACCCGGTGGGACGCCATCCAGCTGGCCACGTCCCAGGAAGCGTCGCTGAACCTGGGCCACTTCCGGCTGCTCAAGCGCCTGGGCTACGGCGACATCGGCAGCGTGTACCTGGTGGAGCTCCGCGCCACGCCGGCCTTCTTCGCCATGAAGGTGATGGACAAGGCGTCCATCATCAGCCGGAACAAGATGGCCCGCGCGCAGACGGAGCGCGAGATCCTCGGCCTCCTGGACCACCCATTCCTCCCCACGCTCTACACGCACTTCGAGACCGACAAGTTCTACTGCCTCGTCATGGAGTACTGCAGCGGTGGCAACCTCCACTCGCTCCGCCAGAAGCAGCCCGGCAAACACTTCACCGAGCCCGCCGCCAGGTTCTACGTCGCCGAGGTGCTGCTGGCCATGGAGTACCTGCACATGCTGGGGATCGTGTACAGGGACCTCAAGCCGGAGAACGTGCTGGTCCGGGAGGACGGCCACATCATGCTCTCCGACTTTGACCTGTCGCTGCGCTGCACCGTGTGCCCGACGCTGGTCAAGTCGTCGTCGGTGCACTCCACCgggagcggcggcggaggaggcgggggaggaggaggaggaggcggcagcAGCGTCGGCAGAGGAGTGGACGTCGCGGACGGCGACTTCATCACCGCCAACCAGGGGTGCATCCAGCCGTCGTCCTTCTTCCCGCGCATCCTGCCCCGGCGCAGCCGGAAGCCGTCCAAGAGCGAGCTGGGGCTCAGCGGCCCGCCCGCGGTGGAGTTCAACGCGGAGCCGACGGACGCGCGCTCCATGTCGTTCGTCGGCACGCACGAGTACCTGGCGCCGGAGATCATCCGCGGCGAGGGCCACGGCAGCGCGGTGGACTGGTGGACGCTGGGCATCTTCCTCTACGAGCTGCTGCACGGATCCACGCCCTTCAAGGGCGCCGGCAACCGCGCCACGCTGTGCAACGTCATCGAACAGCCGCTGCGGTTCCCCTCCGACGGCGCCGCCGGGGGCCCGGCGGTCAGCTCCGTCGCCAGGGACCTCATCCGCGGCCTGCTCGTCAAAGACCCACAGAAGAGGATCGCCTTCACCAGAGGCGCCACGGAGATCAAGCAGCACCCGTTCTTCGAGGGTGTCAACTGGGCGCTGGTCAGGAGCATGACCCCGCCGTCGGTGCCGGACCCGGTGGACTTCCGGCAGTACGGAGCCTCCAAGGAGAAGAAGGCGTCCGACAGCAGTACAACGGCGGCCGTGGAGGCGGCGCCGGCTGGTCCCGTCGGAAAGCAAAACTCCGGCGAGTCTTACACGGATTTCGAGCATTTCTAG